A single window of Doryrhamphus excisus isolate RoL2022-K1 chromosome 5, RoL_Dexc_1.0, whole genome shotgun sequence DNA harbors:
- the cep350 gene encoding centrosome-associated protein 350 isoform X1 yields MGEMKSSKRAPLSFGIAVHQHSDNNHDTDLATAWKGLPQSKAALRRIENHVEAVPGTTALLLSVVDPPKKKQSVTVRSRDETTSSKSTEHRRSSSKKRRSRSPLRNATQDSNVDKHNSMALREALALYSETAPPSQPSSQLQAYRLQSVSGPLSSSTQPRSLRNKPVYQRDTRGKETDGHQDAAHSRAASEVHYLNDPPTVDTVQTYANPSTGLAMEEVTPGTQITQRMDIQECSPSLPPPSDCICRPESNPSTSPGSDSQRLENLRRHQHDDKLEKLKDRIRKQVKNQEESAEREKGSCLDQPILPAWNKNGITEPTAKIRKVAAAPQAPSYKGFSKTESRTLHGNALKEEDFRGLNSDICTDLSRQLAEGTTVRHQRGRHRSFEREAPKPTRKIHKVAPGQNAKTVITPASWREGLKLVNKVLGTAPKRPRENKFHLDDRPCQTASHRRSESEQGSKAKHHPRPQSTDRTGNAFHGQSKSHSTSTASPSSASQDKYRAAAGKDLLSADIKAILDDPQLECKAAEEEEGALQRSEGVKGGQRGKARSLSQTRTPLSFWGKTVPTLIPSRGCRSANPSPNRPESCNVAEPKEKKRHYDADKIRQYIVKQKEERKRRQVEEKKSLMAETEKRNQRLQELYRRQKEMAKAVVTPTEANVVPLSKQDRYDTYLLTLEEVTQMQPSVPSNQARPMYQPSGESDKENKKMELPQSPSSSDRSLSDQLSPPLERSDLDVGVNPRLNPDLLSPNFQSHAGSSNDALQCTSYDPLLSRPLRLENTAAAGDIKPTQGLHPAPPINSFQSRRSRIDALKATAISLSHRIESEARQIARVGINYSEATSLHVDILAPGSTPANLNERGLAAGHGTLENGNLTSRIQRLLVGTGLSSYDGASLPGAGNLHTFSGQAQQISADLTDNVPSNYRLQRMHKANDLERPNNLHSKAPGEAGENKVDPHDSSGGSISEGTIMSEESICKDEVSPPQPSNTRLARSADTSGQQREMQSLPDFQEAGKCSPVTLPFTQQDSSQIPWEELNKGDPFSVINIYLKNLNVKVNERKSSPARSFHSGDSSRDAAVYDDDFVSFHSSGASQQLKKDSSSHSFGPESKKSPPTRARQASTIFPECSVSPAVEFLKNEPTRNGRVENRSTGKLQYSPSALQQYMAAELKYQESIEESLRQLGEVERLMGVPVAQQTKQQKSPPSRARMTSPSGFPDSFPACEPPRNGFMVGATNNMNTATAIHCGRVENRATGNLQYPPAVLHQQMAAELQYQESIEESLRHLGDVERLMGVSMAQQESASLAQILKTKQQKYENDLYEQKIQAERKALEAQLQREEDRQRTSRAHEELLEKLVLTQKETAEAARHIKELTDLARSQIEGALTVSVVATEPPMQSKQQREKKQNRPDSGSFHREASSRSPSHTDSRPVQRPNLIGADSSSTSSPSHASTDHIKPVNKEETELEWKNNEKQAKREAGCSSIEEEGPTADNESLCSESIPSVADDKEYSLKFDTSRTEDVPEDHSFTSLLPSKVHRLSSLEKRPDYHEESDDETANHNTSVSESHTITKSQNANLAFSGGQDSFSRFTMDMVRQYMKDEDLRLQHQNALLHLRQKAVKEKIRTELAWLEHQKKQLRNKGEDDKLPPIRKKQKSLLLRLQEEQAEIKRLQEANKAARKEKQLLLKQQEEIEQMRSSTLRLKERLKSAGCEVPPETPVSEVPLSEAASPNIRHADDSRTPSPSPSISGSETSSIMQKLKKMRSHMDEKHCSPVHCFFSVFTAQHWASLSICLPNLHPKFQLFIYNQLVRFLTKREQQLMQRRHHAEELLQWKQRLDQEEAEVRRIEKEALAGWGEGSESHSKEISELNPDPSHHQILEQQSISDKEYVTEDDYSSAASECSIHTEGPSQQQINLSSAPPASVAETLASNLSSPPNYTEDFASLALSKQSSPVKDSHNRVAPISNSGITSKMKLPSSFQISKQAPIHPRDTPTTSQTEPISEQSDIEGRIKALKEELRKRKSMAHQLKREQKMRHKERLKAQEASLLKQLESYDNYIGKTKAELNKKPEPTSNCKSQKKDSTLDADRCKLISPIQRSENDKISAVGTPINSTLHQNLNRSTSASEDLSDEAASPTPVHGSPDFLTSELKRCQLPDTSLTTSAEHVQIIESEKDNAVSESHSPVVENISDLNGNPPSCEDSYRPDLDVISSVKEAHIKDREPSCPLTDYQDDFESSGPSSPRKEQPIPKPDSVPHTEIRSGSQDEEMEEDIAEELSQFSVASGASHESGGLLDLHQKSQGDFKNDSHSIDPSHLQSPPPLLVDEMPNFNIGDRVLVSNVQPGTLRFKGPTKFASGFWAGVELDNAEGSNCGIYDGVVYFECLEHHGIFAPPAKITHLPDKFDIYTDVAGQEDSYTENVSDQCEDEQKSQVDTSQNLSALEKSEELSHKNVFENQEFLDVAAQSLKSQEPPKTETYLDSQSDHSILPDGQEVTSLVDEDDTNKAILPDDQELTAYVEKDDILNQSLLPNDQEGAAIDDKEDVHSKHHLISSEVPDKVEEEKVEPRHLVSPDTLADKLLSNFIKDTIHHLVQIKRVKEKKIEASNQINTCVLELDEQGLISTLGYQDSTFGHQDGLSSFLPEEEPSSPELFNRPESPILGASGQEELAKRLAELELNRDLLDDLGEDQDWFDEDFGLSSRREQQRLQQKQREEVTKLGAGLRSSGSSDEVPLRGLVSPSDGDQPAKTPPRPALPLPLPPKLPEQPAMVVPHSVGEVEKLVYAAIQEIWESCTLTKEGSPLLSDVNCPKPSQEYLGVEDSTVDQEALCIRSYKKAVYDLTWEILQEIYAENPNANQPEWVKPQRVRPAFSHRIKTPEDMTKVQEFVTKEVLKLYGLAKNESKKSDWQKMLKFGQKKRDRVDQILVQELHEEEAQWVCYEEDELSVKMQLADSIFDVLLKDTANMLSLVTKRAAAH; encoded by the exons ATGGGTGAGATGAAGAGTAGTAAAAGGGCTCCTCTGTCCTTTGGCATTGCTGTTCATCAGCACTCGGACAACAACCATGATACAG atttagCAACTGCATGGAAGGGTTTGCCTCAGTCCAAAGCTGCT TTGCGCCGTATAGAAAATCATGTGGAGGCAGTTCCTGGGACAACAGCGCTCCTCTTGTCTGTCGTGGATCCACCCAAGAAAAAACAATCAGTGACTGTCCGCAGCAGAg ATGAGACGACATCTTCAAAGTCCACTGAGCATCGTCGGTCAAGTTCCAAAAAGAGACGCTCACGCAGCCCGCTAAGAAATGCCACGCAAGACAGCAACGTCGACAAGCACAACAGCATGGCGCTCAGGGAAGCACTGGCTTTGTACAG CGAGACCGCCCCTCCATCACAACCCTCATCCCAGCTGCAAGCTTATAGACTGCAGTCAGTGTCAGGGCCGTTGTCCTCGTCCACACAGCCCCGCTCTCTGCGGAACAAGCCTGTGTACCAGAGAGACACTCGAGGCAAGGAGACAGACGGTCACCAGGACGCCGCACACTCTAGAGCCGCCTCAGAGGTCCACTACCTCAATGACCCGCCCACTGTGGACACCGTGCAGACTTATGCAAACCCTTCAACAGGCCTTGCAATGGAGGAAGTCACGCCAGGGACACAAATCACCCAGAGAATGGATATTCAAGAATGTAGCCCATCTCTACCTCCACCCTCTGACTGCATATGTAGACCAGAGAGCAACCcttccaccagtccaggctccGATTCCCAGCGCTTGGAGAACCTTAGGCGACATCAACATGATGATAAGCTGGAAAAGCTCAAAGATCGAATTCGAAAGCAGGTGAAAAATCAGGAGGAGTCTGCAGAGAGGGAGAAGGGGAGCTGTCTTGACCAGCCCATTCTACCTGCCTGGAATAAAAATGGTATCACTGAGCCCACAGCCAAAATAAGGAAAGTAGCAGCTGCACCACAAGCGCCTTCTTACAAAG GCTTCAGCAAAACAGAGTCCCGTACTCTACATGGGAACGCTTTAAAAGAGGAGGATTTCCGTGGCTTAAACAGTGACATATGCACAGACCTGTCAAGGCAGCTTGCTG AAGGAACAACAGTAAGGCATCAACGGGGAAGGCATCGTTCTTTTGAGAGAGAAGCTCCCAAACCAACTAGGAAGATCCACAAAGTTGCTCCCGGCCAAAATGCAAAAACAG TGATTACACCTGCTTCCTGGCGGGAGGGCTTGAAGTTGGTAAACAAGGTACTTGGTACGGCTCCCAAGCGACCCAGGGAGAACAAGTTTCATCTCGATGACAGACCGTGCCAAACAG CTTCCCATCGCCGCTCCGAGTCTGAGCAAGGCTCAAAAGCAAAGCACCACCCTCGGCCTCAAAGCACAGACAGGACTGGCAATGCATTTCACGGTCAATCTAAAAGCCACTCTACATCAACTGCGAGCCCCTCGTCTGCAAGTCAAGACAAATACAGAGCGGCTGCAGGCAAAGACTTGTTGTCAGCAGATATCAAAGCCATACTTGATGACCCACAGCTTGAGTGCAAAgcagctgaggaggaggagggggctcTGCAAAGATCTGAGGGAGTTAAGGGTGGTCAGAGGGGCAAAGCAAGGTCATTGTCTCAAACCCGGACTCCCCTCTCCTTCTGGGGAAAGACAGTGCCAACACTTATCCCCTCAAGAGGCTGTCGTAGTGCCAACCCCTCTCCAAACCGACCAGAGTCCTGTAATGTGGCTGAACCTAAGGAGAAAAAGCGCCACTATGATGCAGATAAAATACGCCAGTACATTGTCAAGCAGAAAGAGGAGCGAAAGAGACGTCAAGTGGAAGAGAAGAAGTCATTGATGGCGGAGACGGAGAAAAGAAATCAAAGGCTCCAGGAGCTCTACAGGAGGCAAAAGGAAATGGCTAAGGCCGTGGTCACTCCTACTGAGGCTAATGTAGTACCTCTGTCAAAACAAGACAGATATGACACGTACCTTTTAACTCTGGAGGAAGTCACACAGATGCAACCTTCTGTTCCCTCGAATCAAGCG AGACCAATGTATCAGCCCTCTGGAGAGTCTGATAAAGAGAACAAGAAAATGGAACTGCCGCAAAGCCCTTCGAGCAGTGACAGGTCTTTGAGTGATCAGCTATCTCCTCCATTAGAAAG GAGTGATTTAGATGTTGGAGTTAATCCTAGACTTAATCCAGACCTTCTGAGCCCAAATTTTCAATCCCACGCTGGTTCCAGCAATGATGCACTACAGTGTACTAGCTATGACCCTCTTCTTTCTCGGCCTCTGAGGCTGGAGAACACGGCGGCAGCTGGTGACATCAAACCCACACAAGGGCTACACCCAGCACCGCCCATCAACAGCTTTCAGTCAAGGAGGTCCCGCATTGATGCCCTCAAAGCTACAGCCATCTCTCTGTCTCACCGCATAGAGTCTGAAGCCCGGCAGATTGCTCGGGTGGGGATCAACTACAGCGAAGCAACTTCATTGCACGTGGATATTTTGGCCCCGGGGTCCACTCCTGCTAATCTTAATGAGAGAGGCTTGGCAGCTGGTCATGGCACATTAGAAAATGGCAACTTAACATCAAGGATCCAGAGACTTTTAGTGGGCACAGGTCTTAGCTCATATGATGGCGCCTCTCTTCCGGGAGCTGGAAATTTGCACACGTTCTCGGGACAAGCGCAGCAAATTTCTGCTGACCTAACTGATAACGTTCCTAGCAATTATAGACTACAAAGAATGCACAAAGCCAATGACTTAGAGAGACCTAATAACCTACATAGTAAAGCACCTGGAGAAGCTGGGGAGAATAAGGTAGATCCACATGACTCAAGTGGAGGTTCCATCAGTGAGGGCACCATCATGAGTGAGGAGAGCATCTGTAAGGATGAAGTCAGCCCTCCTCAGCCTTCCAACACTCGTCTTGCAAGATCAGCGGACACTTCTGGCCAACAAAGGGAAATGCAGAGCCTGCCTGACTTCCAGGAGGCTGGCAAGTGCTCGCCTGTCACTTTGCCATTTACTCAGCAGGACAGTAGTCAAATACCCTGGGAAGAGTTGAACAAAGGAGACCCATTCAGTGTAATCAACATTTACTTAAAGAACCTCAATGTTAAAG TAAATGAGAGGAAGTCTTCGCCTGCTCGCTCTTTTCATTCTGGGGATTCCTCCAGAGATGCAGCAGTCTATGATGATGACTTTGTGTCGTTTCATAGCAGTGGGGCTAGCCAACAGTTGAAAAAAGATTCCAGCTCACACAG TTTTGGACCTGAAAGTAAAAAGTCCCCACCAACCAGAGCAAGACAGGCTTCTACCATCTTCCCAGAATGTAGTGTGTCTCCAGCAGTCGAGTTTCTTAAGAATGAACCTACAAGAAATGGCAGAGTTGAGAACCGAAGCACAG GTAAACTCCAGTATTCACCAAGTGCCCTACAGCAGTATATGGCAGCAGAGCTCAAGTACCAGGAGTCGATAGAAGAGTCTTTGAGGCAACTTGGCGAAGTTGAGAGGCTGATGGGTGTACCTGTGGCTCAGCAG ACCAAACAGCAAAAATCTCCACCTTCAAGAGCAAGGATGACTTCACCTTCTGGTTTTCCAGACTCTTTTCCAGCATGTGAGCCTCCCAGAAATGGCTTTATGGTCGGGGCTACCAACAACATGAACACAGCCACCGCAATTCATTGTGGCAGAGTTGAAAACAGAGCAACAG GTAATCTCCAATACCCTCCTGCTGTCCTGCATCAGCAAATGGCAGCAGAGCTCCAATACCAAGAGTCCATAGAGGAGTCATTGAGACATTTAGGGGATGTGGAGAGGCTAATGGGTGTGTCTATGGCCCAGCAGGAGAGTGCTTCATTGGCGCAAATACTGAAG ACCAAGCAGCAGAAATATGAGAATGACCTTTATGAGCAGAAGATCCAGGcagaaagaaaagctctggaGGCCCAGCTGCAGCGGGAGGAAGACAGGCAGAGAACATCCAGG GCCCACGAGGAGTTGCTGGAAAAGTTAGTGCTAACTCAAAAAGAAACTGCAGAAGCGGCCCGTCACATCAAGGAG TTGACAGATCTGGCCAGGTCTCAGATTGAAGGTGCTCTTACAGTCTCTGTTGTTGCTACTGAGCCACCCATGCAAAGTAAGCAGCAGCGGGAGAAGAAACAGAATAGGCCTGATTCTGGCAG CTTCCACAGAGAGGCGTCAAGTCGAAGTCCCAGTCACACCGACTCACGGCCTGTGCAAAGACCGAACCTCAT tggtgcagactccagctccaccagtAGCCCCTCACACGCATCAACAGACCATATCAAGCCAGTAAACAAAGAAGAAACTGAATTAGAATGGAAGAACAATGAAAAGCAGGCGAAGAGAGAAGCAGGCTGCAGCTCAATAGAGGAGGAAGGTCCCACAGCGGATAATGAATCACTCTGTAGCGAAAGCATCCCCTCCGTAGCTGATGACAAAG AGTACTCTCTCAAGTTTGACACATCCAGGACAGAGGATGTACCTGAGGACCATTCCTTCACCTCTCTGCTGCCGTCTAAAGTGCACCGTCTGAGTTCTTTGGAGAAGAGGCCAGACTATCACGAGGAATCGGACGATGAAACTGCAAATCACAACACGTCTGTCTCAGAGTCCCATACCATTACAAAG TCTCAGAACGCAAACTTGGCCTTTTCTGGCGGACAGGACAGCTTTTCCCGGTTCACCATGGACATGGTGCGTCAGTACATGAAAGACGAAGACCTGAGGCTGCAGCATCAAAACGCTCTGCTGCATCTGCGCCAGAAAGCCGTCAAAGAAAAAATCAGAACCGAGCTCGCGTGGCTGGAACACCAGAAAAAACAGCTGAGGAACAAAGGCGAGGATGACAAACTACCACCTATTAGGAAGAAGCAGAAAAGTCTTTTATTGAGACTCCAGGAGGAGCAG GCTGAGATCAAGCGTCTTCAGGAGGCTAACAAAGCAGCAAGGAAAGAAAAACAGCTGTTGTTGAAACAGCAGGAAGAGATTGAGCAGATGAGGAGTTCAACATTGAGACTGAAAGAGCGTCTCAAGTCTGCTGGCTGTGAAGTACCGCCT GAGACTCCTGTGTCCGAAGTGCCGTTGTCAGAGGCAGCGTCTCCCAACATAAGGCATGCTGATGACAGCCGCACCCCTTCGCCCTCACCCTCCATCTCTGGAAGTGAGACCAGCAGCATCATGCAGAAGCTCAAGAAGATGCGCTCCCACATGGATGAAAA ACACTGTTCCCCTGTCCACTGCTTCTTCTCTGTGTTCACGGCCCAACACTGGGCTTCCCTTAGTATCTGTCTTCCCAACCTTCATCCTAAATTCCAGCTCTTTATCTACAACCAGTTGGTCAG ATTCCTGACTAAGCGGGAGCAACAGCTAATGCAAAGGCGTCATCATGCCGAAGAGCTGCTACAGTGGAAACAGCGTCTTGATCAAGAGGAAGCAGAAGTCCGGAGGATAGAGAAGGAGGCCTTGGCTGGTTGGGGCGAGGGTTCAGAAAGTCACAGCAAGGAGATCTCTGAACTTAATCCTGATCCCAGTCACCATCAAATCTTAGAGCAACAATCAATCAGTGACAAAG AGTATGTGACTGAAGATGATTACTCTTCGGCAGCATCAGAGTgcagcatacacacagaagGACCCTCCCAGCAGCAGATAAATCTATCCTCAGCACCACCTGCATCAGTTGCTGAAACTTTGGCCTCCAACCTAAGCAGCCCTCCAAATTACACTGAAGATTTTGCTTCACTCGCACTCAGCAAGCAG TCTTCTCCAGTCAAAGACAGCCACAATCGTGTGGCACCTATCTCCAATAGCGGCATCACAAGCAAGATGAAGCTTCCCTCCTCATTCCAAATATCAAAGCAAGCCCCAATTCATCCCAGAGATACACCGACAACATCACAGACTG AACCCATTTCAGAGCAGAGTGACATTGAGGGCCGAATCAAGGCTCTGAAAGAGGAGCTGAGAAAACGAAAGTCTATGGCCCATCAGCTCAAAAGGGAGCAAAAGATGAGACACAAAGAGCGGCTAAAGGCACAGGAAGCCAGCCTACTGAAGCAACTGGAG AGCTATGACAACTATATCGGAAAAACTAAGGCAGAACTGAACAAAAAACCTGAGCCAACATCAAATTGCAAGTCTCAGAAGAAAGACTCCACCTTAGATGCAGACCGATGCAAGCTCATATCTCCTATTCAAAG GTCTGAAAACGATAAAATATCAGCTGTAGGAACACCAATTAATTCAACACTCCACCAAA ACCTGAACAGATCTACCTCAGCATCTGAAGACCTCTCTGATGAAGCTGCATCCCCAACCCCTGTACATGGCAGTCCAGATTTCCTCACCTCGGAACTTAAGAGATGTCAATTACCAGACACTTCTTTAACCACATCTGCTGAACATGTTCAGATAATTGAGTCTGAGAAGGATAATGCTGTGTCGGAGTCTCATTCTCCTGTAGTGGAGAACATTTCAGATCTTAATGGCAATCCCCCATCCTGTGAGGATTCCTATAGGCCTGACTTGGATGTCATCTCCTCAGTGAAGGAGGCACATATAAAGGATAGAGAGCCATCGTGTCCCCTGACAGATTACCAAGATGACTTTGAGTCATCAGGACCTTCTTCACCAAGGAAGGAGCAGCCTATACCTAAGCCAGACTCTGTTCCCCATACTGAAATCAGGTCTGGTAGTCAAGATGAAGAGATGGAGGAGGACATAGCAGAAGAACTAAGTCAGTTTTCAGTTGCTAGTGGTGCAAGCCATGAATCAGGTGGACTGTTGGATCTTCATCAGAAATCTCAAGGTGACTTTAAGAATGATAGTCACAGCATTGATCCGAGCCATTTGCAAAGCCCTCCCCCGCTACTTGTAGATGAAATGCCTAACTTCAACATTGGGGATCGAGTTCTTGTAAGTAATGTCCAACCCGGCACtttaagatttaaaggtccaaCCAAATTTGCCAGTGGCTTTTGGGCTGGTGTGGAGCTTGACAATGCTGAGGGGAGCAACTGTGGCATTTATGATGGAGTGGTATACTTTGAGTGTCTTGAACATCATGGGATTTTTGCTCCTCCTGCCAAGATCACTCATCTACCAGACAAGTTTGACATCTACACTGATGTTGCAGGACAGGAGGACTCATACACAGAGAATGTGTCAGATCAGTGTGAGGATGAGCAAAAGAGTCAAGTGGATACATCTCAAAATCTAAGCGCCCTGGAGAAGAGTGAAGAATTGtctcataaaaatgtatttgaaaacCAAGAGTTTCTAGATGTAGCAGCGCAAAGCCTCAAGAGCCAGGAGCCACCAAAAACCGAAACATACCTTGATTCTCAAAGTGACCACTCTATTCTACCAGATGGCCAGGAGGTAACTTCCTTAGTGGATGAAGACGACACAAACAAGGCCATACTACCTGATGATCAAGAATTAACAGCCTATGTTGAGAAGGATGACATTCTAAACCAGTCCTTACTACCAAATGATCAGGAGGGTGCAGCCATAGACGACAAGGAAGATGTACACTCCAAACACCACCTGATTTCTTCTGAAGTTCCTGACAAAGTTGAGGAGGAAAAAGTAGAGCCCAGGCACCTGGTATCTCCAGACACATTAGCAGACAAACTGCTGAGTAACTTTATAAAGGACACAATTCACCACTTGGTTCAGATCAAAAGGGTTAAAGAGAAGAAAATTGAAGCTTCCAACCAGATCAACACATGCGTCTTGGAGCTTGATGAGCAAGGGTTGATTTCTACATTGGGATATCAAGATTCTACATTTGGACATCAAGATGGTTTGTCTTCCTTCTTACCTGAAGAGGAGCCATCTTCTCCAGAGCTGTTTAACCGGCCG GAGAGTCCAATTTTGGGGGCGAGTGGCCAAGAAGAGCTTGCCAAGCGACTCGCCGAGCTGGAACTTAACCGCGATCTGCTGGATGACCTGGGTGAGGATCAGGACTGGTTTGATGAGGACTTTGGCCTCAGCTCACGTAGAGAACAACAGAGGCTCCAACAGAAGCAGAGAGAAGAGGTGACAAAACTGGGAGCAGGACTAAGAAGCTCTGGTTCCTCAGACGAAGTCCCCCTCAGGGGGCTGGTCTCGCCCTCAGATGGGGACCAGCCTGCGAAGACTCCACCGAGACCTGCCCTTCCTCTTCCCCTGCCACCTAAACTGCCAGAACAACCTGCCATGGTGGTACCACACTCAGTTGGAGAAGTGGAGAAGTTGGTCTATGCTGCCATTCAGGAGATTTGGGAGAGTTGTACCCTTACAAAGGAAGGAAGCCCTTTGCTTTCAGATGTGAACTGTCCCAAACCTTCACAAGAGTATTTGGGTGTTGAGGACAGCACAGTAGACCAGGAGGCCCTCTGCATCCGAAGCTACAAAAAG GCTGTGTATGACCTGACGTGGGAGATCCTCCAGGAAATCTATGCCGAAAACCCCAATGCCAATCAGCCTGAGTGGGTCAAACCACAGCGAGTCAGGCCTGCCTTTTCCCACAGAATCAAGACACCAGAAGACATGACAAAAGTTCAG GAATTTGTCACAAAAGAAGTTCTAAAGCTTTATGGTTTGGCCAAGAATGAGAGTAAAAAGTCAGACTGGCAGAAGATGCTGAAATTTGGCCAAAAGAAACGAGACAGAGTTGATCAAATACTG GTACAGGAGCTCCACGAGGAGGAGGCTCAATGGGTGTGCTATGAAGAGGATGAGCTGTCAGTCAAAATGCAGCTGGCAGACAGCATCTTTGACGTGTTGCTGAAGGACACCGCCAACATGCTGAGTCTTGTAACCAAGAGGGCTGCTGCTCATTAA